One stretch of Saccharopolyspora erythraea DNA includes these proteins:
- a CDS encoding GAF and ANTAR domain-containing protein — protein sequence METAGDQELAIALARMSRNLLSQDTVQNTLDSIVEHAVELVDGCEQAGILLLHNRRQVETAAATSDLVRRSDALQGELCEGPCFDAADNGVQVYRIADMTGSVQRWAQYAPHARDLGIASMMGLLLYTDEDEYGALDLYSSRPEAFTEHSELIGWVVASHAAVAFSSARMDAQLQTAITTRQRIGEALGIVMERYRLDEDQAFQVLKRSSQHRNIKLRDIADHVTSTGEIPGAR from the coding sequence ATGGAGACCGCAGGCGATCAGGAGCTGGCGATCGCGCTGGCGCGGATGTCGAGGAACCTGCTGTCGCAGGACACCGTCCAGAACACCCTCGACAGCATCGTGGAACACGCCGTGGAACTGGTCGACGGCTGCGAGCAGGCCGGGATCCTGCTGCTGCACAACAGGCGGCAGGTCGAGACCGCCGCGGCGACCTCGGATCTGGTCCGCCGCTCCGACGCGTTGCAGGGCGAGCTGTGCGAGGGGCCGTGCTTCGACGCCGCCGACAACGGCGTGCAGGTCTACCGCATCGCCGACATGACCGGCTCCGTGCAGCGCTGGGCGCAGTACGCCCCGCACGCCCGCGACCTCGGCATCGCCAGCATGATGGGCCTGCTGCTCTACACCGACGAGGACGAGTACGGCGCCCTGGACCTGTACTCCTCCCGGCCCGAGGCGTTCACCGAGCACTCCGAGCTGATCGGCTGGGTCGTGGCCTCCCACGCCGCGGTCGCCTTCTCCTCGGCGCGCATGGACGCCCAGCTGCAGACCGCGATCACCACCCGCCAGCGGATCGGGGAGGCCCTGGGCATCGTCATGGAGCGCTACCGGCTCGACGAGGACCAGGCATTCCAGGTGCTCAAGAGGAGCTCGCAGCACCGCAACATCAAGCTGCGCGACATCGCCGACCACGTCACCTCCACCGGCGAGATCCCCGGCGCCCGCTAG
- a CDS encoding STAS domain-containing protein, with protein MLVHTPVTELFDNSARRRGDRPAAHERGLRLRMDFTEPPVAVLCVSGELDAATTPRLAEVLWPRLLTELRALVIDLGDVSFLGVDALRLLAGAHSEAAHRGVALCLTDSARPVRRALAAAGLHDALPCFDDVAAARAALTTAARPVASR; from the coding sequence GTGCTTGTGCACACTCCGGTGACCGAACTTTTCGACAACTCCGCGCGCAGGCGCGGCGACCGGCCGGCGGCCCACGAGCGCGGGCTGCGGCTGCGCATGGACTTCACCGAGCCGCCGGTGGCGGTGCTGTGCGTCAGCGGCGAGCTGGACGCGGCCACGACCCCGCGGCTGGCCGAGGTGCTGTGGCCTCGGTTGCTGACCGAGCTGCGGGCGCTGGTGATCGATCTTGGCGACGTGAGCTTCCTCGGCGTGGACGCGCTGCGGCTGCTGGCCGGCGCCCACAGCGAGGCCGCGCACCGCGGTGTCGCGCTGTGCCTGACCGACAGTGCTCGCCCGGTGCGCCGGGCGCTGGCCGCGGCAGGGCTGCACGACGCGCTGCCCTGCTTCGACGACGTGGCCGCGGCCCGCGCGGCCCTGACCACCGCCGCGCGGCCCGTCGCATCCCGTTGA
- a CDS encoding macrolide family glycosyltransferase, whose product MTKHFAFVSLPAAGHINPTIPLVEELVRRGHRVTYAGARHSLAGAEKAGAEILDVGFRMPDVPPMTDRLDGAEIRVMMQLMLDNTRTSLPLLLDRFATDTPDAVCYDMMTVMARMAAQKCEVPAVKLMPSFASNETFSLRERMTPTAGFDPAHFAEFTRQLQELGEEFGVSAGTGFDEHDIAGLNLSFLPRRFQLEGDSFDERFRFLGPMFGQREVEQWEPRDPASPLLYISLGTAFNKRPDFYRMCFEAFGESRWQVALSVGAGTDVSELGEPPANFEVRESFPQLAVLRHASAFLSHTGMNSTMESLYYGVPLVAVPQMPEQALNAQRVEELGLGRRLVTNEVTAEQLRSAVEQVAGDQDVRANLADMQRTLRECGGARAGVDALESYLA is encoded by the coding sequence ATGACCAAGCACTTCGCGTTCGTCTCCCTGCCCGCCGCGGGGCACATCAACCCGACCATCCCCCTGGTCGAGGAACTCGTGCGACGCGGCCACCGGGTCACCTACGCCGGCGCCCGCCACTCCCTGGCCGGCGCCGAGAAAGCCGGCGCCGAGATCCTGGACGTGGGCTTCCGGATGCCCGACGTCCCGCCCATGACCGATCGCCTCGACGGCGCCGAGATCCGCGTCATGATGCAGCTGATGCTCGACAACACCCGCACCAGCCTGCCGCTGCTGCTGGACCGCTTCGCCACCGACACACCCGACGCGGTCTGCTACGACATGATGACCGTCATGGCGCGCATGGCCGCCCAGAAGTGCGAGGTGCCCGCGGTCAAGCTGATGCCGAGCTTCGCCTCCAACGAGACGTTCTCGCTGCGCGAGCGGATGACGCCGACGGCCGGATTCGACCCCGCCCACTTCGCCGAGTTCACGCGGCAGTTGCAGGAACTGGGCGAGGAGTTCGGCGTGTCGGCGGGCACCGGGTTCGACGAGCACGACATCGCCGGGCTGAACCTGTCGTTCCTGCCCCGCCGGTTCCAGCTCGAAGGCGACAGCTTCGACGAGCGGTTCCGCTTCCTGGGCCCGATGTTCGGCCAGCGCGAGGTCGAGCAGTGGGAACCGCGCGACCCCGCCTCGCCGCTGCTGTACATCTCGCTGGGCACCGCGTTCAACAAGCGCCCGGACTTCTACCGCATGTGCTTCGAGGCCTTCGGCGAAAGCCGCTGGCAGGTCGCGCTGTCGGTCGGTGCCGGCACCGACGTCTCCGAGCTCGGCGAGCCCCCGGCCAACTTCGAGGTGCGCGAGTCGTTCCCGCAGCTGGCGGTGCTGCGGCACGCCTCGGCGTTCCTGTCGCACACCGGCATGAACTCCACCATGGAGTCGCTGTACTACGGGGTGCCGCTGGTGGCGGTGCCGCAGATGCCCGAGCAGGCGCTCAACGCCCAGCGGGTCGAGGAACTGGGCCTGGGCAGGCGGCTGGTCACCAACGAGGTCACCGCCGAGCAGCTGCGTTCGGCGGTGGAGCAGGTCGCAGGCGACCAGGACGTGCGCGCCAACCTCGCCGACATGCAGCGCACGCTGCGCGAGTGCGGCGGTGCCCGGGCCGGCGTCGACGCCCTGGAGTCCTACCTGGCCTGA
- a CDS encoding M24 family metallopeptidase, producing MPGPARRSRDTGVDGIPVPMGWQGLIELRSSAELDALGEAGRAVAAALRAVRAHARADVRLSELDELARAVLREHTALPLPLGGDPDTAMSASVNDVVGHGVPDATRLTGGDLLGIDCLARVDGWCARAAATIGIGTVDPEDLILMQTAHQALDDAIAAARPGRRVGDLSHALGVVARSGGYGIPAASGGHGIGRGPREEPPVPGEGRPGRGAPLRPGMVLLLRPVLLAGGGDEVSLADDGSTVVTGDGSRAARAGHTIAITDHGARVLTA from the coding sequence ATGCCCGGTCCAGCTCGCCGGTCGCGGGACACCGGAGTGGATGGGATACCGGTGCCGATGGGGTGGCAGGGGTTGATCGAGCTCAGGAGCAGCGCGGAACTGGACGCGCTGGGCGAGGCCGGCCGCGCCGTGGCCGCCGCGCTGCGGGCCGTACGCGCCCACGCCCGCGCCGACGTGCGGCTGAGCGAACTCGACGAGCTGGCCCGCGCTGTGCTGCGCGAGCACACAGCCTTACCGCTGCCGCTGGGCGGCGATCCGGACACGGCGATGTCGGCGTCGGTCAACGACGTCGTCGGCCATGGAGTGCCCGATGCCACCCGTCTCACCGGCGGCGACCTGCTCGGGATCGACTGTCTGGCCCGCGTCGACGGCTGGTGCGCCCGCGCGGCGGCCACGATCGGCATCGGCACCGTCGACCCCGAAGACCTCATCCTGATGCAGACCGCCCACCAGGCCCTTGACGACGCCATCGCCGCGGCCCGGCCCGGGCGGCGCGTCGGCGACCTCTCCCACGCCCTCGGCGTCGTGGCCCGCAGCGGCGGCTACGGCATCCCCGCCGCCTCCGGCGGACACGGCATCGGACGCGGCCCGCGCGAAGAGCCACCGGTGCCCGGCGAAGGCCGGCCCGGCCGCGGCGCGCCGCTTCGCCCGGGCATGGTCCTGCTGCTGCGCCCGGTGCTGCTGGCCGGCGGCGGAGACGAGGTGAGCCTCGCCGACGACGGGAGCACCGTGGTCACCGGCGACGGCAGCCGCGCCGCCCGCGCCGGGCACACCATCGCGATCACCGACCACGGCGCCCGCGTGCTCACCGCCTGA
- a CDS encoding helix-turn-helix domain-containing protein: MVRVPLNQHERDRGEHLGRILREARGTRSMIEVAACSGISVETLRKIEKGRIPTPAFFTVAAIAEAVGLSLDALRDTLAEQEPRPSLTA; this comes from the coding sequence ATGGTGCGTGTTCCGCTGAACCAGCACGAACGCGACCGGGGCGAACACCTCGGGCGGATCCTGCGCGAGGCCCGCGGCACGCGCAGCATGATCGAGGTCGCGGCGTGCTCGGGCATCTCGGTGGAGACGCTGCGCAAGATCGAGAAGGGCCGCATCCCCACCCCGGCGTTCTTCACCGTCGCCGCGATCGCCGAGGCGGTCGGGCTGTCGCTGGACGCGCTGCGCGACACCCTGGCCGAGCAGGAGCCCCGGCCCTCCCTGACAGCCTGA